The Faecalibacter sp. LW9 genome has a segment encoding these proteins:
- the murD gene encoding UDP-N-acetylmuramoyl-L-alanine--D-glutamate ligase → MKRLVVLGGGESGVGTAILGKKENFDVFLSDMGSIKPKYKAMLEEHGIAYEEGQHTEELILNADLVMKSPGIPKKAALIQKLKGNGISVISEIEFASRYTDAKIIAITGSNGKTTTSSLMYHILKQAGLNVGLGGNIGTSFALLVAEENYDYFVLEISSFQLDDIDTFKPNVAILLNITPDHLDEYDYSFDKYAQAKFRITENQDENDYFIYNLDDEKTISMMNEITIRANQNPFTMKDANQNSYANDDWFFINDQEGGLKMSINELSLLGKHNISNSLAAATAANILKIKKDSIKKSLMDFKSVEHRLESVSKIKGVEYINDSKATNVNATYFALESMKKPVVWIVGGKDKGNNYNEILPFVKSKVKAIVCLGADNTKIVDFFSPFIPTIVETNTMKDCVEQSSKLAENGDIVLLSPACASFDLFSGYEDRGNQFKEQVKKNIK, encoded by the coding sequence ATGAAAAGATTAGTTGTTTTAGGTGGTGGTGAAAGTGGAGTTGGTACAGCCATCTTAGGGAAAAAAGAAAATTTTGATGTATTCCTTTCAGATATGGGAAGCATCAAACCCAAATATAAAGCCATGTTGGAAGAACACGGGATTGCTTATGAAGAAGGTCAACATACAGAAGAATTAATTCTGAATGCTGATTTGGTCATGAAAAGTCCGGGGATTCCTAAAAAGGCCGCGCTAATTCAGAAATTAAAAGGGAATGGAATCTCTGTAATTTCTGAGATTGAATTTGCTTCTCGTTATACGGATGCAAAAATTATTGCAATTACAGGATCAAATGGTAAAACAACAACGTCTAGTTTAATGTACCATATCCTAAAGCAAGCTGGATTAAATGTTGGATTAGGAGGAAATATTGGGACAAGTTTTGCTTTATTAGTCGCTGAAGAAAATTATGATTATTTCGTATTAGAAATTAGTAGTTTTCAATTGGACGATATCGACACTTTTAAGCCGAATGTTGCCATCTTATTAAACATTACACCAGATCATTTAGATGAGTATGATTATAGTTTTGATAAGTATGCTCAAGCTAAATTCAGGATTACTGAAAACCAAGACGAGAATGATTATTTCATTTACAATCTCGATGACGAAAAAACAATCTCGATGATGAATGAAATAACTATTCGCGCCAATCAAAACCCATTTACTATGAAAGATGCTAATCAAAATTCTTATGCGAATGATGATTGGTTTTTTATCAATGATCAAGAAGGCGGATTAAAGATGTCGATTAACGAACTAAGTTTGTTAGGAAAACATAACATTTCGAATTCACTAGCCGCAGCTACAGCAGCTAACATTTTAAAAATTAAAAAAGACTCAATTAAAAAGAGTCTAATGGATTTCAAATCAGTAGAACACCGATTAGAATCTGTTTCAAAAATTAAAGGTGTAGAATACATTAATGATTCTAAAGCTACCAATGTCAATGCGACATATTTTGCTTTAGAAAGTATGAAGAAACCCGTCGTGTGGATTGTTGGTGGAAAAGATAAAGGAAACAATTACAATGAAATTTTACCATTTGTAAAAAGTAAAGTGAAAGCTATTGTTTGTCTTGGAGCTGACAATACAAAAATTGTTGACTTCTTCTCTCCATTTATTCCAACAATTGTAGAGACTAATACCATGAAAGATTGTGTAGAACAATCGAGTAAATTGGCAGAAAATGGTGATATTGTTTTATTATCACCTGCATGTGCTAGTTTCGATTTATTTTCAGGGTATGAAGACCGAGGAAATCAATTTAAAGAGCAAGTAAAAAAAAATATAAAATAA
- a CDS encoding FtsW/RodA/SpoVE family cell cycle protein — translation MGNLFQKIFKGDKSLWSFILVLSIFSFLPVYSASSNLVYTVGTGTVFSHLFKHGSFLMVGLFIIYVIQKFDYRYFGIFALSAVILLFFLLIFTLVQGQTIGGANASRWIMIPGIGVGIQPSTIASQALLIYIARFLTKHRGKEYTWSIVSVQLLIPMIAIIGAIFPSNGSTALMLAVMCGTLLVIGGFPFKYLAVIGSIGAAFAGLFVWAALTFSDVFTNTRVHTWISRIEKFMSDDAQTTLESYQVLHAKAAIARGITEMAGPGKSVFKQTLPQSSSDFIFAIIVEEYGAIGAILLVCTFLVILFRICVIASKIHTVFGTLLVFAVGIPIVFQAMINMAVAVNLIPVTGQPLPMISYGGTAMWMTCVSFGIILSVSTQIKTKEELIEERKRYTNQDDIEDIA, via the coding sequence ATGGGGAATTTATTTCAGAAAATATTTAAAGGGGATAAATCATTATGGTCATTCATTTTGGTATTATCCATCTTTTCATTCTTACCAGTATATTCAGCAAGTTCAAACTTGGTATATACTGTAGGAACGGGTACAGTATTTTCTCACTTATTTAAACATGGTTCTTTCTTGATGGTGGGATTATTCATTATCTATGTCATTCAAAAATTTGATTATAGATATTTCGGAATATTCGCATTATCAGCAGTTATACTGCTATTTTTCCTCTTGATTTTTACGCTTGTTCAGGGACAAACCATTGGAGGAGCTAATGCCTCACGTTGGATAATGATTCCCGGAATTGGGGTAGGAATTCAACCTTCTACCATTGCTTCTCAAGCATTGTTAATCTACATTGCACGATTTTTAACGAAGCATCGTGGAAAAGAATATACTTGGAGTATTGTTTCAGTACAGTTATTAATTCCAATGATTGCCATTATTGGTGCAATTTTTCCATCGAATGGTTCGACTGCATTAATGCTAGCCGTAATGTGTGGCACGTTATTGGTAATTGGTGGTTTTCCGTTCAAGTACCTTGCTGTGATTGGTTCGATTGGAGCAGCATTTGCTGGGCTTTTTGTTTGGGCAGCATTAACCTTTTCAGATGTATTTACAAATACGCGTGTTCACACTTGGATTTCGCGTATTGAAAAATTCATGTCGGATGATGCACAAACAACTTTAGAATCGTACCAGGTGTTACATGCTAAAGCTGCAATTGCAAGAGGAATTACGGAGATGGCAGGACCAGGAAAATCAGTTTTTAAACAAACGTTACCCCAATCTTCGTCGGATTTTATTTTTGCAATTATTGTCGAAGAATATGGCGCTATAGGAGCAATTTTATTAGTCTGTACTTTTTTAGTCATTCTATTTAGAATATGCGTTATTGCTTCTAAAATACATACAGTATTTGGGACATTATTGGTTTTTGCGGTAGGAATTCCTATTGTTTTCCAAGCCATGATTAATATGGCCGTAGCGGTTAATTTAATTCCTGTAACGGGACAACCCTTACCGATGATCAGTTATGGGGGAACTGCTATGTGGATGACCTGTGTTTCATTTGGTATTATTTTGAGTGTTAGTACTCAAATTAAAACCAAAGAAGAGTTAATTGAAGAACGAAAAAGATATACAAATCAAGATGACATCGAAGACATCGCCTAA
- the murG gene encoding undecaprenyldiphospho-muramoylpentapeptide beta-N-acetylglucosaminyltransferase, translating into MTSKTSPKVLISGGGTGGHIYPAIAIADEIKRRLPNAQILFVGADSKMEMEKVPKAGYDIKGLPIAGFDRSNMKANLKFPFKVIKSLSLAKKIYNDFQPDLAVGTGGYASGPMLWIAGKNNVPYVLQEQNSFPGVTNKILKNKASVICIAYENIAQFPVEKVKYTGNPIRSEIFTNLPSKAEAIQQFNLNPDLPTLLSVGGSQGSRAVNNAWLEKLDELVASKVQLIWQTGKLDYQKIKSIVGDQYPTIHVTEFIYNMQDAYAAADCIVSRAGAMAISELSIIGKPTILLPLPSAAEDHQTKNAMALVQQEAAILIKDSEAKEKLVPTVIALANDGALKNKLSNNIKTLGKPNATKEIVDILLNLL; encoded by the coding sequence ATGACATCGAAGACATCGCCTAAGGTTTTAATTTCTGGCGGAGGAACTGGTGGACATATCTATCCAGCAATTGCTATAGCAGATGAAATCAAGCGTCGTTTACCGAACGCTCAAATTTTATTTGTAGGAGCAGATAGTAAGATGGAAATGGAGAAGGTACCAAAAGCTGGATATGACATAAAAGGATTACCAATTGCAGGTTTTGATCGCAGCAATATGAAGGCGAATTTAAAGTTCCCTTTTAAAGTGATCAAAAGCTTATCATTAGCCAAGAAAATCTACAACGATTTTCAGCCTGATTTAGCTGTTGGTACTGGTGGTTATGCAAGTGGTCCTATGCTATGGATCGCAGGAAAGAATAATGTTCCTTATGTTTTGCAAGAACAAAATTCGTTTCCAGGAGTAACCAACAAAATTTTAAAAAACAAAGCTAGTGTTATTTGTATAGCTTATGAAAATATTGCTCAATTTCCAGTAGAAAAAGTGAAGTATACTGGGAATCCTATACGAAGTGAGATTTTTACTAATTTACCTTCAAAGGCAGAAGCGATTCAACAATTTAATTTGAATCCTGATTTACCAACCCTTTTATCGGTTGGGGGATCTCAAGGATCTCGAGCAGTAAATAATGCTTGGTTAGAAAAATTAGATGAATTAGTTGCAAGTAAAGTTCAATTGATTTGGCAAACAGGTAAATTGGATTATCAAAAGATCAAATCGATAGTAGGAGATCAATACCCTACAATCCATGTAACGGAATTTATCTATAATATGCAAGATGCCTATGCTGCTGCAGATTGTATTGTTTCAAGAGCAGGAGCGATGGCAATATCGGAATTAAGTATTATTGGAAAACCAACAATATTACTTCCTTTACCTTCTGCTGCCGAAGATCATCAAACAAAAAATGCAATGGCTTTGGTGCAACAAGAGGCTGCTATTTTAATCAAAGATAGCGAAGCAAAAGAAAAATTAGTTCCAACGGTCATTGCTTTGGCAAACGATGGAGCATTAAAGAATAAATTATCAAACAATATCAAAACATTGGGTAAACCAAATGCGACAAAAGAAATTGTTGATATCTTATTGAATTTATTATAA